From Sinorhizobium sp. B11:
TCCGTTTGGAAAGGGATGAACCAGTCTTCCATCCGGTCAAGTAGTGCTTCATCGCTCATGTCGGGCCACGGTTCACCGATCGTCCGGTGCAGGAAGCCGATTCGCTCCCGAAGTTGCAGGGCCTCCTTGGAAAAGGGAAGCTGATCGAGCCCTAGTTCCTGCAATCCCTGCGCAAGCGCCCGCACCACCGCCTCGCCTGAGGGGCGCGGAAGCGGCGCTTCCTCGAAGATGATCGCTCCGAGCCTTGTGGCCCGGCGTGCCCGCACCTGCCGGCTCTGCCTGTCGAAAAAGGTCTGGTCGTCCGTCCGGATTTCGCTCGGCAGCTCAACCTCGATGTCGGCACGGGAGATGTCCGCTGCCGCCAGAATTCTCCCCTGCGCGGCCCGGCCCGTCAGATCGGCAATGACCAGCATCTGGCTGCCGGCCAGCCGCTCGGTTTCCGCCAGCTCCGCGCCGCGGCCATTCGCCATGACATATCGCCCGCGCGCGCCGCGCTGAAGTGCGACCCGATCCGGGAAAGCGTGCAGCAGAAGCCTTCCTGCGAGCGCAGGTTCAGCACTTGAAACCTTGTTGAAGCCTTCCGAGAGCCTTCCCGCGAGCCGCCTCGAAGCCTCTGCCCTTTCGCCTTTTTCGCCTTTGAACCGTCGCAGGCGCTCTTCCAGATCGATGCTGGTGCCGCCGAGCCCTTGCTCGGTCAAAAGCACGGAGATCAGCGCCGCATCCTTGGCATGACCTGATTCACCAGCCGAGACCACCATGGCAGCCAGCCGCGGCGGCAGGGCGAGGTCGCGCATGACCTTTCCGCGCGCTGTCAACGCGCCGTCCTTGTCCAGCGCCCCGAGCTGCACCAGCAGCGCACGGGCTTCCCTGATCGTTGTCTCCGGCGGCTGATCGACAAAGGCCAGCGATTTTGTGTCCTGAACGCCCCAATGGGCAAGATCGAGTACGAGACCGGAAAGATCGCTCGAAAGGATCTGTGGTGGTGTGAAGGCCGGGAGCGCCGCCGTCTGGCCCTGGTGCCACAGACGGACGGCGATGCCCGGCTCCGTTCTTCCGGCGCGGCCGGCGCGCTGATCGGCCGAAGCACGAGAAACGCGCGCGGTTTCCAGCCGCGTGATGCCCGTCGATGCCTCGAAAACGGGCAGCCGCTGCAACCCGCTGTCGATCACGATCCGTACCCCGTCTATGGTAATCGAGGTTTCGGCAATCGAGGTCGCAAGCACGATTTTGCGGGTACCCGGTGCCGCAGGGCGGATCGCCGTATCCTGCTCCTTCTGGCTGAGATTGCCGTAGAGCGGTGTAATCAGCGTCTCGGCGCCGAACCGCCCCTCGAGTCGCTCTGCCGTCCGTGTGATCTCCGCCTGACCGGGAAGGAAAGCGAGGATCGATCCGGTTTCGCTCGCGTGAAAACCCGCGATCGCCCGCACCATTGCGTCTTCAATTCGCTCGCCGCCTGGTCGGTCCTGATAGCGGATATCAATCGGAAAGCTTCGCCCCATGCTTTCGATGATAGGCGGATGTTCAAGCAACACAGCCACCCGCTCGACATCAAGCGTTGCCGACATCACAAGGATTCGAAGATCGTCGCGAAGCGCCGATTGAACGTCAAGCGCCAACGCAAGACCGAAATCGGCATCCAGCGACCGCTCGTGAAATTCGTCAAAGATGACGGTGGAGACGCCTGAAAGTTCGGGATCATCGAGGATCATGCGAGCGAAGACTCCCTCGGTGACAACCTCGATCCGCGTCCTTGCCGATATCCTGTTGTTCAGGCGCATGCGGTAGCCGACCGTTTCGCCCACCTGCTCCCCGAGCAGAGACGCCATCCGGCTTGCCGCGGCGCGTGCCGCCAGCCGGCGGGGTTCCAGCAGGATGATCTTCCCGTCAGCGCGCCAGGCCTGGCCAAGCAGATGAAGCGGTACGAGCGTCGTCTTCCCGGCGCCCGGAGGAGCCGAAAGTACGGCGCGCTTCTCCTTGCCAAGCGCCGCGCTGATATCGGGCAGCATGTGCGAAACCGGAAGCTCCGGCAAAGAAGGCATGGTCTTCACTTTCCGCCCGTCACCATTTCATAGGCAAGGATGGCGGCGGCCAGATCCTCGAGCGCTGCACCAACGGATTTGAAGAGCGTGATTTCCTCATCGTCCTTCCGTCTACCGCAGGTGCCAGCGATCAGTTCTGCGAGCTCGCCGCGTATATCGTCTGCTTTTAATACCCCGCTCTTCAGCGGTTGCGCGATGTCGCCACCTTCGCTGAGCGCGCCGGCTCTCGTATCGACATATACGGCGGAGCGACGCACGGCATCATCGTCGCTCTCGCGCATGCTGGGTTTGAAAGCGCCGACAAGGTCGAGATGGGCACCGGGCTTAAGCCACTCGCCACGAATAAGCGGCTCGCTGGAGAGCGTCGCACAGGAAATGATATCGGCCGTTTTCGCCGCCGCTCCAAGATCGCTCACAGCTTCGGCCTGCAGCCCAAGTGCTCGCGCCTCCTCGGCTACCTTCTCCGCCGCTTCGTTATTGCGTCCCCAGACATGGTAGCGCCGGATCGGTCTGGCTATCCCATGTGCCTGCATGAGGTTGAGTGAAAGTCGGCCGGTACCGCAGACCAGCATTTCCTCGGCGTCCGACCGGGAAAGATAGCGCGACGCCAGGGCCGAGGTCGCTGCGGTCCGGCGTGCCGTGAGCTCTCCGCCCTCGATGACCGCCAGCATCTGGCCGGTTGCTGCAGAGGAGAGCAGATAGCTTCCGAAAATCGCCGGAAGGCTTCGGCGAACATTGCCGGGAAAGACGGAAACAGTCTTGATGCCCGTATATTGCCCGGGGAGCCAGGCCGGCATCAACAGAAGAGTGGCATTCTCTTCCCCGGGGACCTCCATATCGTGGTGATGGCGAACGGGCATGACGCAGGTGCTTCGAAACATTGCCTCGATGGCGTCGATAAGCTCCGCCCAGGGCAGTGCGGATCGCGTCTGTTCTTCATCGAGGACAAGCATTCTGAAACTCCGTATCGGCTTGGATATGACTGTTTCAGACTAGCGATTGGGGCGGTCGAGGCAAGCGGTTGGAATTCGGGGCCATGCTTCCCATATAAGAAGGGCACCGAAAATCGAGACTGCTTGACCGTATCGAGCGAAAACCGACCCGAAACCGGGCTATTTTGACCGGCAAATTGGCGCGTGTGATCGAGCGCTCAAAAACAGCAAGCAAAATCAACCTGTTACAAAAATGTCAAAAAAGTTGGATTGGTGGTGTTGACTGTTTCGGTGTGTGAGGATTATAAGCCCACTCACTGACGAGGGCGGCGGCGCTGCTGGCGACGAAGTCTCTCGTTCTAAAGAAATCAAGCGGATTGGCTGATGCTGGTTTGTTGCTCTTGGCGGAAGTTAGGGGCGTTGATTTTGTGACGGCTTTGAGTGTCGTCTGTTATTTGACAATTGAAGATGAGAAGAAAGAGAAACGTGGGCGGCGGAGCTTGCGGAACTCAAGAGATTGGGTTCTTTGAAAGAGACTTTGGCGGTCACGTTTATCAAGAGAAGTTACACTGGTTTTCGGGGATGGATTTAGGTTTGTCCTCTGGAAGACAGGTGTGAAGTTCTCGTCGATTCAGAACGTGACGTAATGCCAATGATTGAATTCTCAACATGAGAGTTTGATCCTGGCTCAGAACGAACGCTGGCGGCAGGCTTAACACATGCAAGTCGAGCGCCCCGCAAGGGGAGCGGCAGACGGGTGAGTAACGCGTGGGAACGTACCCTTTACTACGGAATAACGCAGGGAAACTTGTGCTAATACCGTATGTGCCCTTCGGGGGAAAGATTTATCGGTAAGGGATCGGCCCGCGTTGGATTAGCTAGTTGGTGGGGTAAAGGCCTACCAAGGCGACGATCCATAGCTGGTCTGAGAGGATGATCAGCCACATTGGGACTGAGACACGGCCCAAACTCCTACGGGAGGCAGCAGTGGGGAATATTGGACAATGGGCGCAAGCCTGATCCAGCCATGCCGCGTGAGTGATGAAGGCCCTAGGGTTGTAAAGCTCTTTCACCGGAGAAGATAATGACGGTATCCGGAGAAGAAGCCCCGGCTAACTTCGTGCCAGCAGCCGCGGTAATACGAAGGGGGCTAGCGTTGTTCGGAATTACTGGGCGTAAAGCGCACGTAGGCGGACATTTAAGTCAGGGGTGAAATCCCAGAGCTCAACTCTGGAACTGCCTTTGATACTGGGTGTCTTGAGTATGGAAGAGGTGAGTGGAATTCCGAGTGTAGAGGTGAAATTCGTAGATATTCGGAGGAACACCAGTGGCGAAGGCGGCTCACTGGTCCATTACTGACGCTGAGGTGCGAAAGCGTGGGGAGCAAACAGGATTAGATACCCTGGTAGTCCACGCCGTAAACGATGAATGTTAGCCGTCGGGCAGTATACTGTTCGGTGGCGCAGCTAACGCATTAAACATTCCGCCTGGGGAGTACGGTCGCAAGATTAAAACTCAAAGGAATTGACGGGGGCCCGCACAAGCGGTGGAGCATGTGGTTTAATTCGAAGCAACGCGCAGAACCTTACCAGCCCTTGACATGCCCGGCTACTTGCAGAGATGCAAGGTTCCCTTCGGGGACCGGGACACAGGTGCTGCATGGCTGTCGTCAGCTCGTGTCGTGAGATGTTGGGTTAAGTCCCGCAACGAGCGCAACCCTCGCCCTTAGTTGCCAGCATTCAGTTGGGCACTCTAAGGGGACTGCCGGTGATAAGCCGAGAGGAAGGTGGGGATGACGTCAAGTCCTCATGGCCCTTACGGGCTGGGCTACACACGTGCTACAATGGTGGTGACAGTGGGCAGCGAGACAGCGATGTCGAGCTAATCTCCAAAAGCCATCTCAGTTCGGATTGCACTCTGCAACTCGAGTGCATGAAGTTGGAATCGCTAGTAATCGCGGATCAGCATGCCGCGGTGAATACGTTCCCGGGCCTTGTACACACCGCCCGTCACACCATGGGAGTTGGTTTTACCCGAAGGTAGTGCGCTAACCGCAAGGAGGCAGCTAACCACGGTAGGGTCAGCGACTGGGGTGAAGTCGTAACAAGGTAGCCGTAGGGGAACCTGCGGCTGGATCACCTCCTTTCTAAGGAAGCTGTGGAATTGGTAAGACGCTGAGACATGTCTCAGATGAACCTTCCCGTGCTTTTTAGAACATAGATGGCACCAGTCAGGTGACCATCGAAACGCAATACGCCGCGTAGACTTCGGTCACGACGGTATGGCGAGCTTTCGCCGTCCACGTTTCTCTTTCTTCAAGAAGACAAAAACCGCGTCGACCGGTTCCCCGAATGGGCCCGTAGCTCAGTTGGTTAGAGCACACGCTTGATAAGCGTGGGGTCGGAAGTTCAAGTCTTCCCGGGCCCACCATTTGCTTATGCAAATGAGGGTTTGGGATGATGGAATGAGGCTGATGCGGAACGTTGCCGAACCTGGATTTATCCGGGCGATCGAGCTGATGGGGCTGTAGCTCAGCTGGGAGAGCACCTGCTTTGCAAGCAGGGGGTCAGCGGTTCGATCCCGCTCAGCTCCACCAAATCGATTGGTGTCGAGACTGACGGCGATGGTGTCTTCTGAAGAAAAATAAAGTTTGCACGACGCAATCAGCGTCTGTGCCTGTTCTGCATATATCGTGAAGAGAAGATTGATCTGGAGGCTTCCAGGTGTTGGATTTTATCCGACGTCCGAGCCCAGTTCTTGTGAAACCATGGATGGCCTAGCCGGCCGGATATGGTGGAGGGACTGGAGGTAGGAAGGAAGCTTGTCGCTCTGGGTCGTTGTTGTTTGTCGTCTCTAGGGATGACATCTGACGGACGACTGGATTGCCGTTGCCTGACCGCGCGGTATCGGATCAAATCTCGAGAAGCTGGTCTTAAGACCTGACACAAGCGAGCTGCTCGGCGTAGCTCCAATAAAGTGATCAGGTCGAACACGTCGATGGCATTGTTGGATTGACTGGGTTGTAAAAGGTAACCCGGTCTGTTGCTGTTTCTTTGAAGCAGGCAACGAGATGATGAGCATTGGCAATGAGAACGATTAAGTGTCGTAAGGGCATTTGGTGGATGCCTTGGCATGCACAGGCGATGAAGGACGTGATACGCTGCGAAAAGCCGTGGGGAGCTGCGAATGAGCTTTGATCCATGGATCTCCGAATGGGGAAACCCACCTTAAATGCTTGGAAAATCCAAACTGACTGCAAGGTCGGCTTGGGTTTCCAAGCATTGTGATAAGGTATCTTACTTTCGAATACATAGGGGTAAGAAGCGAACGCAGGGAACTGAAACATCTAAGTACCTGCAGGAAAGGACATCAACCGAGACTCCGCAAGTAGTGGCGAGCGAACGCGGACCAGGCCAGTGGCATTAGTGATTAAAGCGGAACGCTCTGGAAAGTGCGGCCGTAGCGGGTGACAGCCCCGTACGCGTAGATATCATTAATGTCCTAGAGTAGGGCGGGACACGTGAAATCCTGTCTGAACATGGGGAGACCACTCTCCAAGCCTAAGTACTCGTGCATGACCGATAGCGAACAAGTACCGTGAGGGAAAGGTGAAAAGCACCCCGACAAGGGGAGTGAAATAGTACCTGAAACCGGATGCCTACAAACAGTCGGAGGGGGCAACCCTGACGGCGTACCTTTTGTATAATGGGTCAACGACTTAGTGTAACAAGCAAGCTTAAGCCGGTAGGTGTAGGCGCAGCGAAAGCGAGTCTGAATAGGGCGATATAGTTTGTTGCATTAGACCCGAAACCGAGTGATCTAGCCATGAGCAGGTTGAAGGTTGGGTAACACCAACTGGAGGACCGAACCCGCATCTGTTGCAATAGATTGGGATGACTTGTGGCTAGGGGTGAAAGGCCAATCAAACTCGGAAATAGCTGGTTCTCCGCGAAATCTATTTAGGTAGAGCGTCTGGCGAATACTCCCGGGGGTAGAGCACTGGATGGGCTATGGGGACTCACCGTCTTACTGATCCTAACCAAACTCCGAATACCGGGAAGTACTACCAGGCAGACACACGGCGGGTGCTAACGTCCGTCGTGAAAAGGGCAACAACCCTAACCTCCAGCTAAGGTCCCCAAGTCATGGCTAAGTGGGAAAGGATGTGAGGATCCCAAAACAACCAGGATGTTGGCTTAGAAGCAGCCATCATTTAAAGAAAGCGTAACAGCTCACTGGTCTAAATAAGGGTCTTTGCGCCGAAAATGTAACGGGGCTAAAGCCATGCACCGAAGCTGAGGATTCCTCTTTGAGGAGTGGTAGCGGAGCGTTCCGTAAGCTGATGAAGGGATACCTGTGAGGGGTCCTGGAGGTATCGGAAGTGCGAATGTTGACATGAGTAACGATAAAGAGGGTGAGAGACCCTCTCGCCGAAAGACCAAGGGTTCCTGCTTAAAGTTAATCTGAGCAGGGTTAGCCGGCCCCTAAGACGAGGCGGACACGCGTAGTCGATGGGAACCACGTTAATATTCGTGGGCCTGGTGGAAGTGACGGATCGCACAAGTTGTTCATTCTTATTGGATTGGATGGGCAGCGGAGCGGTTCCAGGAAATAGCTCCACCGTATAGACCGTACCCGAAACCGACACAGGTGGTCAGGTAGAGTATACCAAGGCGCTTGAGAGAACTATGTTGAAGGAACTCGGCAAATTGCACGCGTAACTTCGGAAGAAGCGTGACCCCATTGTAGGCAACTATGGTGGGGTGGCACAGACCAGGGGGTAGCGACTGTTTATCAAAAACACAGGGCTCTGCGAAGTCGCAAGACGACGTATAGGGTCTGACGCCTGCCCGGTGCTGGAAGGTTAAGAGGAGAGGTGCAAGCTTTGAATCGAAGCCCCAGTAAACGGCGGCCGTAACTATAACGGTCCTAAGGTAGCGAAATTCCTTGTCGGGTAAGTTCCGACCTGCACGAATGGCGTAACGACTTCCCCGCTGTCTCCAACATAGACTCAGTGAAATTGAATTCCCCGTGAAGATGCGGGGTTCCTGCGGTCAGACGGAAAGACCCCGTGCACCTTTACTATAGCTTTACACTGGCATTCGTGTCGGCATGTGTAGGATAGGTGGTAGGCTTTGAAGCAGGGACGCCAGTTTCTGTGGAGCCATCCTTGAAATACCACCCTTATCGTCATGGATGTCTAACCGCGGCCCGTTATCCGGGTCCGGGACAGTGTATGGTGGGTAGTTTGACTGGGGCGGTCGCCTCCGAAAGAGTAACGGAGGCGCGCGATGGTGGGCTCAGACCGGTCGGAAATCGGTCGTCGAGTGCAATGGCATAAGCCCGCCTGACTGCGAGACTGACAAGTCGAGCAGAGACGAAAGTCGGTCATAGTGATCCGGTGGTCCCGCGTGGAAGGGCCATCGCTCAACGGATAAAAGGTACGCCGGGGATAACAGGCTGATGACCCCCAAGAGTCCATATCGACGGGGTTGTTTGGCACCTCGATGTCGGCTCATCGCATCCTGGGGCTGGAGCAGGTCCCAAGGGTTTGGCTGTTCGCCAATTAAAGCGGTACGTGAGCTGGGTTCAGAACGTCGTGAGACAGTTCGGTCCCTATCTGCCGTGGGTGTAGGAATATTGACAGGATCTGTCCCTAGTACGAGAGGACCGGGATGGACATATCTCTGGTGGACCTGTTGTCCTGCCAAGGGCATAGCAGGGTAGCTATATATGGACGGGATAACCGCTGAAGGCATCTAAGCGGGAAACCCACCTGGAAACGAGTGTTCCCTATCAGAGCCGTGGAAGACGACCACGTTGATAGGCCGGGTGTGGAAGTGCGGCAACGCATGAAGCTTACCGGTACTAATAGCTCGATTGGCTTGATCGTTCTCATTGACTATGCTCATCACCGGCAAACACGACAGTGTTTGTTCGGGTGATGATGCTGAAGACGTGTTCAAATAAACGATGTGAAAACATCACCAGCTTCTCACACAAGTTGCGCTTCGCTGACCTGGTGGTCATGGCGGGGTGGCTGCACCCGTTCCCTTTCCGAACACGGCCGTGAAACGCCCCAGCGCCTATGGTACTTCGTCTTAAGACGCGGGAGAGTCGGTCGCTGCCAGGTCTGCTAAACGCAACTCGTGAAAAACAAATCTTCTCTTCGCAAACTCTACGGCCCAAAGCCGATCAAAGGGCCGCTATCAAAGCGGCCTTTTGTGTTTGGTGCCTCATGAACACGAGACAAATTGCTTCGCAATTTGCTCGGCACAGATCCGCAAAGCGCACGCGCTTTGCGTAGCCGCGACAAATCCCAAAGGGATTTGCGCTGGACGCGGGGTGGAGCAGCCCGGTAGCTCGTCAGGCTCATAACCTGAAGGCCGCAGGTTCAAATCCTGCCCCCGCAACCAAACATATAGCCCGCATCCAAGCGGGCTTTTTTTGTTTGATAACACGGCGAGCATGCAACGCGCTCGAAAGCCGCCAAAACGCCCAAAGCCGACCTAGCAAAACAGAAAACTGCAAAGCCAGAGCACCCCACAAATCTTCCCCTCTCTCGTCTCGCGAAAGACATCGCGCCGTGACTATCGCCGGCGCGGAAAACAACCGCGCCGCTGGCGAGGCTAACTCGCCGTCCTGCGGACCGTAATCTCAAGGCCAAGTGAAGCGGGATGCCGCGAACCGGTAACCGAAGCAAACAGTCCCGCCCGTTCGGCCAAAGAACACCAGGCGATCTCTGTCCATGGTGCGCAGACTGTGCGGGCCTGAAGCTGAGGTTGATAGTGTGTGAGGACTTTACAAAGTCCCGAATAGGAATTTGAGTTAGGCCGGATGCACAGGCCGAAGCAGGTCAAGCTTCTGTTAGTGGTCTTTCGTGATTTCTCAGCCACAACCATCCCGAAAACTTGTGCGTGTTAATATCCCCATAGCGTTGTAGCTCTGACTAAGCTACATCGTGGGTGCAGGCTCAAAGCGAGTGGTTCGCTTCGGCAGGCGCATGTATCTGCAACGCAAGGGGGAATAACTTCGCGTATGGATGGCATCGGTCCGCAGCATCACGACTCCGGTCTTCGTGCGCTTTGCGGTATCGCTGCGTTCTATCGGATTGCCGCTGATCCAAACCGCCTTCAGCACGATCTGGCGCTGAAGGGACGTGCATCCGAAGCCATCGACATCCAGCGAGCAGCCGGGATTATCGGTCTCAAGGCGCGTGTCGTGGAGAGAGTATCGGAGCAACGCCTTCGATCAATGCCGGTCCCGGCAATTGTCAAAATGCGCGGCGGCTCCTTTCAAGTGCTCGGCGGTTTGAATCCATCCGGTAAGTACAGGCTCGTCGATCCGATAACGCGTGTTGATCGCGAAATTGCTCCTTCAGATATATTGGCGGAAATCGGCTCGCGAGTGATCCTCGTCGGCCGGAAGATCGGCGGGGAGGGATCCGATCCCAGGGAATTCGGCTTCAAGTGGTTCGTGCCATCCATCTGGCGATACCGCAAGCCGCTGGCGCACGTTCTGCTCGCATCGCTGTTTGTGCAGATATTTGCGCTCGTCACCCCCCTGTTCTTTCAGGTGGTGGTCGACAAGGTTCTGACACATAAAGGTTATTCGACGCTTTTTGTTCTGGTCGCAGGCATCGCGATCATTGGCCTCTTCGATGTTATGCTTCAATATCTCAGAACCTATGCGTTGGCGCACACGACAAACCGGATAGACGTCGAACTCGGGCAACGACTGTTCCATCACCTGCTGCGGCTGCCTCTCGGCTATTTCGAGACGCGCTCGGCGGGTCAAACCGTTGCAAGGGTACGCGAGCTTGAAACGATCCGCGCATTTCTGACTGGCCAAGGGCTTTTCTCGGCGCTTGATGTCATTTTTACTTTTGTGTTCATCGCGGTTCTCTTCGCTTACTCGTGGAGCCTGACGCTGATCGTCATTGCCGCGATCCCGATCTACATTCTGATCGGTATGACCGTCAGGCCGCCGCTTCGCGAATTCGTCAAGGAAAAATTCAACCGGGGTGCTGCGAGCCAGCAATTTCTCGTCGAAGCGATTGTCGGCATCCACACGGTCAAATCCGCCGCAGTGGAGCCGGTAATGCAGGCACAGTGGGAGGAGAAGCTTGCAGCCTATGTGCGGACAGCCTTCGATACGACGCTGCTTAGTGCTGGCGGACAAAACGCCATCCAATATGTCAGCAAGCTCTCGACAGCAGCTCTTCTGCTCTTCGGCGCGAAGGCTGTCATCGATGGCGATCTATCGGTTGGCTCGCTGGTCGCCTTCAACATGATTGCCGGCCAGGTCGCTCAGCCGGTCTTGAGGCTTTCCCAGCTTTGGCAGGATTTTCAGCAGGTGCAGATCTCCGTCGATCGGCTCGGCGACATTCTGAACACCCCGATGGAGCGTCCGCCCGGTATCCGCTTGTCGTTGCCGACCCCAAGGGGGCATATCGAATTTCGTAATGTCACCTTCCGCTATCGGCCTGGCTCTCCGGAAGTCCTGAAAAACGTCTCGCTCGAGCTCCGCCCCGGAGAGGTGATTGGTATCGTCGGGGCCTCCGGTTCTGGAAAATCGACGCTGACCAAGCTCGTCCAACGGCTCTATCTTCCGGAAGAGGGGCAGATCCTTCTCGACGGGGCAGACCTTTTGCAACTCGATCCCGCCTGGCTTCGGAGCCATATCGGAGTAGTTCTCCAAGAGAACCTTCTGTTCAACCGCACGATTCACGACAATATCGCTTTCTCAAACCCGGCAATGCAACGGGCTCAAGTCATTGCTGTCGCCAAGCTCGCCGGCGCCGATGAGTTCATCACAAGGCTACCACAGGGCTATGACTCGATGATCGAGGAGCGCGGCGCGAACCTCTCCGGCGGCCAGCGCCAGAGGATCGCTATTGCCCGGGCTCTTGCGACCAATCCGCCGATATTGATCTTAGATGAGGCAACCAGTGCGCTTGACTACGAAAGCGAGAGGGTCATTCAGGCGAACATGGGGCAGATCGCCAGCGGTCGAACGGTGATCATCATCGCGCACCGGCTTGCCGCAATCCGGCCATGCAGCAGGATTGTCGGCATGAAGGACGGCCGGATCGCCGAGGTCGGCAGCCATGACGAATTGCTGGGGCGTCCAGATGGGCTCTATTCGCGTCTTTGGGCCTTGCAGAACGACAGGGGAGCGGCATGAGCGCAACGGCGAACGCCTCTCGCTATTTGGGTCTTCCGCGACGGCCGGCAACGCGCGCCGATCACGAATTTCTGGCGCCCGCCCTCGAGG
This genomic window contains:
- the hrpB gene encoding ATP-dependent helicase HrpB, with the protein product MPSLPELPVSHMLPDISAALGKEKRAVLSAPPGAGKTTLVPLHLLGQAWRADGKIILLEPRRLAARAAASRMASLLGEQVGETVGYRMRLNNRISARTRIEVVTEGVFARMILDDPELSGVSTVIFDEFHERSLDADFGLALALDVQSALRDDLRILVMSATLDVERVAVLLEHPPIIESMGRSFPIDIRYQDRPGGERIEDAMVRAIAGFHASETGSILAFLPGQAEITRTAERLEGRFGAETLITPLYGNLSQKEQDTAIRPAAPGTRKIVLATSIAETSITIDGVRIVIDSGLQRLPVFEASTGITRLETARVSRASADQRAGRAGRTEPGIAVRLWHQGQTAALPAFTPPQILSSDLSGLVLDLAHWGVQDTKSLAFVDQPPETTIREARALLVQLGALDKDGALTARGKVMRDLALPPRLAAMVVSAGESGHAKDAALISVLLTEQGLGGTSIDLEERLRRFKGEKGERAEASRRLAGRLSEGFNKVSSAEPALAGRLLLHAFPDRVALQRGARGRYVMANGRGAELAETERLAGSQMLVIADLTGRAAQGRILAAADISRADIEVELPSEIRTDDQTFFDRQSRQVRARRATRLGAIIFEEAPLPRPSGEAVVRALAQGLQELGLDQLPFSKEALQLRERIGFLHRTIGEPWPDMSDEALLDRMEDWFIPFQTDARGLSDISVSGLSNGLMALVPHDLQRDLARLAPTHFEAPTGQRHPIQYDGEEPTLTIRVQELFGLKQHPAVAGGRLPLLLELTSPAHRPIQTTRDLPGFWAGSWRDVRADMRGRYPRHPWPERPDEAAPTTRAKPRGT
- a CDS encoding type I secretion system permease/ATPase gives rise to the protein MDGIGPQHHDSGLRALCGIAAFYRIAADPNRLQHDLALKGRASEAIDIQRAAGIIGLKARVVERVSEQRLRSMPVPAIVKMRGGSFQVLGGLNPSGKYRLVDPITRVDREIAPSDILAEIGSRVILVGRKIGGEGSDPREFGFKWFVPSIWRYRKPLAHVLLASLFVQIFALVTPLFFQVVVDKVLTHKGYSTLFVLVAGIAIIGLFDVMLQYLRTYALAHTTNRIDVELGQRLFHHLLRLPLGYFETRSAGQTVARVRELETIRAFLTGQGLFSALDVIFTFVFIAVLFAYSWSLTLIVIAAIPIYILIGMTVRPPLREFVKEKFNRGAASQQFLVEAIVGIHTVKSAAVEPVMQAQWEEKLAAYVRTAFDTTLLSAGGQNAIQYVSKLSTAALLLFGAKAVIDGDLSVGSLVAFNMIAGQVAQPVLRLSQLWQDFQQVQISVDRLGDILNTPMERPPGIRLSLPTPRGHIEFRNVTFRYRPGSPEVLKNVSLELRPGEVIGIVGASGSGKSTLTKLVQRLYLPEEGQILLDGADLLQLDPAWLRSHIGVVLQENLLFNRTIHDNIAFSNPAMQRAQVIAVAKLAGADEFITRLPQGYDSMIEERGANLSGGQRQRIAIARALATNPPILILDEATSALDYESERVIQANMGQIASGRTVIIIAHRLAAIRPCSRIVGMKDGRIAEVGSHDELLGRPDGLYSRLWALQNDRGAA
- a CDS encoding ornithine cyclodeaminase family protein, producing MLVLDEEQTRSALPWAELIDAIEAMFRSTCVMPVRHHHDMEVPGEENATLLLMPAWLPGQYTGIKTVSVFPGNVRRSLPAIFGSYLLSSAATGQMLAVIEGGELTARRTAATSALASRYLSRSDAEEMLVCGTGRLSLNLMQAHGIARPIRRYHVWGRNNEAAEKVAEEARALGLQAEAVSDLGAAAKTADIISCATLSSEPLIRGEWLKPGAHLDLVGAFKPSMRESDDDAVRRSAVYVDTRAGALSEGGDIAQPLKSGVLKADDIRGELAELIAGTCGRRKDDEEITLFKSVGAALEDLAAAILAYEMVTGGK